TCGTCGCTCCTGCCATTACTGCTGCCACGGCATTGGCAACTGCCATATCCGAATCATTATGAGTATGAATACCAATTTGGGGAATTGGTAATTGGTAATTGGTAATTGGTAATTGGCTCAAATCTTCCCTACTTCCTACTGCCCATTTCTTACTCCCCGCTACAACATCTTGCACAACTTGACTGACTTCATGAGGCAAAGTACCGCCATTGGTATCACACAAAACTAGCCATTCTGCACCTGCTAACATTGCTGTTTTCAGAGTCTCCATAGCATAGTCTCGATTGTGCTTATAGCCATCAAACCAGTGTTCGGCATCGTAGATCACGCGCCGCCCTTGTGAGCGAAAAAACTCGATAGTCTCGCGGATCATCGCTAAATTTTCTTCTAAAGTTGTTTTTAAGCCCGTTGTGACATGTAAATCCCAAGATTTGCCGAAAATCGTTACCCAGCGAGAACCCGCAGTGAGGATATCTTGTAACATTGGTTCATCGGCAGCATGGGTATTGGGGCGGCGAGTTGAACAAAATGCAACAATTTCTGCTTGTTTGAGCGGATCTTCCTGAAGTTGCCAGAAAAATTGAACATCCTTTGGGTTGGCTCCCGGCCATCCACCTTCAATAAACGGAATCCCTAATTGATCGAGTCTGTGAGCAATGCGTAGCTTGTCTTCTATGGAAATTGATAGCCCTTCGCGCTGAGTGCCATCCCGTAGTGTGGTGTCATAAAGCCAAATGTGGGGTGAGGGATTTTTGGTCATAGGACTAAAACTTTGGAGACAACTTTAAAGGCAATGTGCCAAGATACAACAAAAAGCCAATTTGCTGATTAAAATATGCCTAAGGTATTAGCTCAGGGTCAGACAATCGAGTGTAAAAACGGAGAAAATTTACGCAAAGTTCTGCTAAAAAGTGGTATCGACCTCTACAATGGCGGTGCTAAGGTAATAAACTGTCGGGGTATTGGCAGTTGTGGTACTTGTGCTGTCAAGATAGAGGGTGAAGTGTCTGTAGCGAATTGGCGAGATCAAACGCGGCGTTCGCTTCCTCCTCATTCTCCTACAAAAGACTTGCGTTTAGCTTGTCAAACTCAAGTATTGGGTGATGTGAAGGTGACAAAATTTGATGGATTTTGGGGTCAAGGTTCTCAGGTAGTGTGGCAACCAGAAGGTTAGGTTAACAAGGAGAAAATCAAAATGGGTAGATGGACACCGTTAATTCTTATGGCTGGAGGCTTGGCAATTCTTATGGGAACTTTGCTAGGCATTAATTTTCCTATGGGCGGCCAGCAACAAACCGCTAGTAATACTACTTCAACTAGTAATACCACTCCTAGCGGCAAAGCGTCTAAGGTACTCCCAGCTAACATTAATGTTAATAGCTCCACCACAAATCGTAATCGCAACAATGCTACGTCCGAGGAAAACAGACGTAGTGTACCTCAAGAGAATCTCTCTACTAATAACGAAGAGAGAAATAGTGAAGAAAGCACTACCGAACAACGAGGTAACAGTAATCAGCAAGAGCGTACAGCTAACACTGACAGAACTAGTGTGGCGCAAAATAACAACTCTACTGAATCATCTGGGAATAATACATCAGAATCAAATACTACAGAAGTTCAATCTACCGATAATTCATCAAGCGACACAAATGACGCAAAAGAGCCAATTCGGGCTTTGTGGTAAGGCAGTGCTGAGTGCTGAGTCATGTTAGCGGTAGCGGCGCGTTTAGCACGCGCTGAGTCATAGGTGCTTGGTGCTAATTTTGGGAAAATTCTTAATTTTGAATTTTGAATTGATTCCCACTTGTACTAGTCGTTAGTTACAAGTTATGAGTTATTAGTTGTGTACTAATGGTAAATAGCTAATATTAAATACCAATGACTAATGACTAATGACTAGGGACATTGTAATTATTGGTGGCGGAGCTATTGGATTAGCGATCGCCGTTGAATTGAAATTGCGCGGGGCAGAAGTCACCGTTCTTTGTCGTGACTTCCAAGCGGCTGCTTCTAGTGCCGCAGCCGGGATGTTAGCGCCGGATGCTGAACAAATCACAGATCCGGCAATGAAGTCGCTATGCTGGCGATCGCGCTCTTTATATCCAGAATGGACACGTAAACTAGAAGATTTGACAGGCTTAAATGCTGGCTACTGGCCTTGCGGCATTCTTGCACCAGTGTATGGAGTTAAAAGTAGCAATAATTCTCCCTCATCTCCCTCATCTCCCTCATCTCCCTCATCTCCCTCATCTCCCTCCTACTGGCTAGACAAAACGTCTATCCATCAATACCAGCCAGGATTAGGTGCAGAAGTAGTTGGTGGTTGGTGGTATCCAGAGGATGCCCAAGTGAATAACCAAACGCTGGTGCGTGTGCTGTGGGCTGCGGCAGAAACCCTTGGTGTTGAACTCAAAGACGGCATTACAGTAGAAGGCTTATTACAGCAGCAAGGACAAGTTTTAGGCGTACAAACCAACATCGGCATTATCCGGGCTGAACACTATGTTTTAGCCACAGGTGCTTGGGCAAATGAATTATTACCTATACCCGTAAGTCCACGCAAAGGGCAGATGTTACGTGTGAGAGTGCCGGATTATGTGCCGGAATTGCCCTTAAAGCGAGTTTTATTTGGCGAAAATATATACATCGTACCCAGGAAAGACCGTTCTATTATTGTTGGGGCGACTAGTGAGGATGTGGGCTTTACTCCCCATAACACCCCCGCAGGCATCCAAAGCTTACTTCAAGGCGCAATCCGTCTCTATCCTCAATTACAAAACTATCCCATTCAAGAGTTCTGGTGGGGATTCCGCCCCGCTACCCCAGACGAACTACCCATATTAGGAACTAGCCACTGTCCTAACTTAACCTTAGCCACTGGTCATTATCGCAATGGCATCTTACTCACACCAGTAACAGCCACACTCATAGCCGATTTAATCTGGGAACAAAAATCCGACCCCCTACTATCTCACTTCCACTACTCACGGTTCCAGAAACCGCCATCTACCACCCCCCCCATGCTTACCCACTCCCCACTCCCCACTCCCCACTCCCGGTTGGTGAATCTCGACTCCGCTCGATTACCGCTTGTTGAAACACCACTCCCCAATCTTGACTCCCCCCTAATCATCGCCGGCAAATCTTTTCAATCCCGCTTGATGACTGGCACAGGCAAATACCGCAGCATTGAGGAAATGCAGCAAAGTGTTGTTGCTAGTGGTTGCCAAATCGTGACTGTAGCGGTGCGGCGAGTCCAAACCAAAGCCCCAGGACATGAAGGTTTAGCCGAAGCTTTAGACTGGTCAAAAATCTGGATGTTACCTAATACAGCCGGCTGTCAAACAGCAGAAGAAGCAGTGCGGGTTGCCCGTTTGGGTAGGGAAATGGCCAAGTTATTGGGTCAAGAAGATAATAATTTTGTCAAGTTAGAGGTTATACCAGACCCGAAATATTTACTTCCCGACCCCATCGGCACGTTACAAGCTGCCGAACAACTGGTAAAAGAAGGTTTCGCCGTATTACCCTATATCAACGCTGACCCCATGTTAGCCAAACGCCTAGAAGATGTAGGCTGTGCCACAGTCATGCCATTAGCATCACCCATCGGTTCAGGACAGGGTTTAAAAACTACTGCCAATATTCAAATCATTATCGAAAATGCCAAAATCCCAGTAGTAGTAGATGCTGGTATTGGTGCGCCTTCAGAAGCCTCTCAGGCAATGGAATTAGGGGCAGATGCCTTGTTAATTAATAGTGCGATCGCTCTAGCCCAAAATCCAGCCGCTATGGCTCAAGCCATGAACTTAGCCACCGTCGCTGGTCGTCTAGCCTACCTCGCCGGCAGAATGCCCATCAGAACCAATGCCAGCGCCAGTTCACCCCTAACAGGAACGATTAGTTAGTCCATAGTCAATAGTCCATAGTCCAAAACTCTCTGAACTGTTGACTGTTGACTAATGACTAATGCCTAATGACTAAATGTAACGATTTGTATCCAATGATATGAGTACAAGATATATCTTTTTATAAGATGAGATAAAAGAATCAGAGCAAGGAAATAATTCATGCCCTATACAAACGAAGAAGGCGGACTTCTAAACAACTTTGCTAGGGAGCCAAAGGTTTACCAAGCTGAACCTCCCACAACCGGACAAAAGCGTACTTACGTAATTTTAGGAGTCGCCGCCACGATTTTGGTTGGCGGTTTAATTTTTGTCGCCTTCTCTGTTTCTAATGTCAGTTAAGGATAAACCTTGAAAAATTTAATTAATATTACTTCAGGTTCTATTTTTTAAGAACCTGTTTTTATTTGATAATAAAAATATATTTATGTAAATATACTTATTTAATATAAGTGTAAAAGTTCTAAATTTATCCTGAGCAGAGTCTTAAACCTCTGATTATAGTTAAAACTTACACAATTGAGGGAGATGAGGAAGTGGAGGAGATAGGGAAGATGAGAGAGTAGGGGGAGACAAGGGAGAGAATAATTATTACTGCTTTCTGCCTTCTGTAATTTAAGAAGCTTAAGGTACGCCTTCCCTCATTCCTTACAGGCAAATCCTGTTGGTAGTTTACATCTTCCCGTAACGTCCTGTTCGCGGTAGTGTTGCGTAGCACAGAGAACGATAGGGAACAAAGCTACATCTTCCTCATCTCCCTCATCTCCCTCATCTCCCTCATCTTCCCTACCTCTCCTATCACCATGAGCGTCAATGACACTGGAAATCCTGAAAATTCTGTTTGGAATAGGCAAGTATATCACCGTCTAAAACTTGCCCTCAGTCTTGGTTTACGAAGACAAATTTTTTTAGCTGTTTGTGATGATTTACACCTACGCAATCAAGTCGCAGCCCGGTTGCATTCTACTTTGGCGTATCCTGTAGGACAAGTGTTGTATCAGCCATCACATGGACAAGAAGCAAGTACATCGGCTTATCCCAGGCTTGTTACTTTGCGCCTGAACTTAAATGAACCAGATCCTATTGCTCAAATTAATCAGTGGTTGACTAATTATCCACCGCCAATTGTTGGTGCTTCTAAGGATACCCCAGGAAGACCCTTACCAATTCCCACTTTTCAAATTGTCGGTGTAGAACAACTTACAAAACAAACTGTAGCTAGTCAACGTTTATTTCTTCACTACTTACGCTTAAGCGAACAATTATTTGCCGCTCAAGAATCGAGTCGATTTCTCGAATCTAGTGTATTGTTATGGGTGTCTCGTCCTTGGTTATCGGCTATTCAGCAGTCAGCACCACAGTTTTGGCGTTGGCGGACTGGTGTGTTTGTATTTGCGGGAGAACCTACCCCAACAACACAAAATTTAGGTCATCCAGAACGTTTATCTAATTCTCGAAACGTGAAGTTAGGAAATCTTGAGCAGTCTTTACTAGACGACTTAGGTATGGAAGGTGAGGTTAGAAGCTCATCTACTACAGAATTAAACTTTGGGGATGACTTAGGTTTATCAACAGAAATACCAGGGAATTACTCTCAACCAAAAGAGGAAACTCCACTGTTAGTCTCAGAATCACACACAACCCAGCAGAAAGCACAAGATAATATTGTTAGGTTTAATACAGCCAATCCTCAAGCTTTATTATCCTTATCTCATGTCAGCCAGGAATTGACGGAGTTGGTGCTGGCAACAATTAATACAAACATATCTTCAGATGTAGAGGGTGACTGGCAACCCCAAGAATTACTGTTAGAGATTGAAGCATTGCATTCGCAATCGGCTTCTGGGGAAATATTGGCGGCTGCTTATCATCAGTTAGGAAATTTGTATCGTCTGCGAATTGAGCAAGGACAATCAACCTTAGAAAATTTGATGGTAGCAATTATTGCCTATCAAGAATCTATTAGCTATGACGAAAATTCGCCGCAATTGCCGGATATATTAAATGATTTAGGTACTCTCTATTGGATGTTGTATCGCACACCACCCAATGTAGAGGAGGGGCAAACTTATATTGAGCAGGGGATAGAATTTTATGAGTTAGCTTTAAAAATGATTTCCCCTGAGACACACCCTGATACTTACGCACGGGTGCAAAATAATTTAGGAACTGCTTACGGAGACTTGGCGCGGTTTGAGAGTCCGGCGGAGAATTGGCAGCGAGCTGTTGTTGCTTATAGCGAAGCTTTACGCCACCGGACTGTGGAATCAGACCCCTTAAAGTATGCTGCTTGTCAAAATAATATTGGTACTGCCTACTGGCATTTAGCTCAGTATAATCAACCAGTAGTGCATTTGAAGAAAGCGATCGCCGCCTACAAACAAGCACTAGCTCATTACAATCCCCAAGATGAACCCCTGAAATATGGGATGATTCAAAATAATGTCGGTACTGCCTACTGGAATTTGGCACAGTACGAACAACCAGGGGAAAATCTTCAGTTAGCGATTGAGGTTTACAGTGAAGCTTTGAAATATCGCACGGCTGCGGTGGTTCCGAGTGCTTGTGCTGCGACACAAAATAATTTAGGTACAGCTTACTGGCATTTAGCAAATTTACCGCAAACGACCAAAGAAGTGCGGGAAAAATTATTAAATTTATGTATAACTGCTTATGAAGAAGCGATCGCCCTAGCTCATTCATTAGGTAATGTATCTTTAAGCTTTGATTTATTTGCTACACACAATAATTTAGGTTTAGCCCATTATCAGTTAGTAACTGATCATTCTTTTACTGGAGATAAAAACAAGCGATCGCACCATCTAGAAGCTGCATTGGATAATCATTTGCAAGCCTTAAATGGTTTGAGTAAACAACCAGAGGCTTATCAAGCAACCTTTGCTTACGTTGTGAAAACAATTCGTGCTTTTCATAATGAATTGGGTATTCAAGGGCAGAATTTGGCTTTATCTAAGGTTCCTGGTCATTTGTTACCGGAAATTCTCCCCAAGTTGTAGTTGAGATGGGCTAGGAGTCCGAAGCAAATAAGGTTTTCCAAATTTATCAAAAAATACAGTAGGGGCGAGCTGATGTGGTTCTCCTTCCCTACAGGACGCTCCGCGTAGCTTGCTTCCAGTGGTACGGCAAGCTCAGTGCAACGCTGTCAACTGTCAACTGTCAACTGACTAACCGCTTGAGCGATTAACTTAGAAACATAGGGTAAGATGTCTCGACTCTTGGCTTGGGCTTTACCTTCTGTAAAAACTACTAATAAGTAAGGACGCTGGTCTGGGATTTCGATATAGGCTGCATCATGACGGACTTGGCTTGTCCAACCAGCTTTTGACCAAATTTGTGCGTCTTGGGGTAAACCGCCGCCTAAAAAACCTGTCACTTGGTCTTCTTCTACATCTTGGGGTAACTCGTCGGGGTTGAGGCTGCGTTTGAGTAAAGCCATCATTGCTTGCGATCGCTCACTCGAAACCGCTACCCCACCCACGATACTATGAAGTAAACGGGCGATCGCATTTGTGGTTAACATATTCCGATTTTCAAACATCTCGCCATAAAACGCTCTTTCTCGTCCATAAGGGCCATCACCCCAGGTTTTTTGACAAGCGTTTATTGTCTCCATCTCCTCCCAACCTAAAGACTGGTAGTAGCGGTTAATAATATTACGTTGATTTTTCCAAGTATCATAAGGGCCTAATGGTAATTCTGGTCCTGAAGTCGTACCAGTCAAAATATCTACAACTAAGCTGGTAGCATCATTGCTAGAATCAACAATCATATCGCGCAAAGCCCGCTCTAACTCTTTTGAAGGTTGAGTCATACCTTTCTCTAACCATTCGTTAGCGGCTACCAAGTAAAACAGCTTAACTACACTCGCCGGATAAATTCGTTCCTCACCACGATAATTAAAACCCCTGACCGAATGGTTCCAAAAAGCATTAGGAGTTAACGCCCCACCAGTATTTACCGGTACTGGCGGATCGTAAACTACCCAAGTTAAGGCAATTTGGTTACGGTCTAAGGTGGGAAAAGCTGTCCAAGTGGCTTCTAAAAAGCTATGACCAAGATTTTCTAATTGTTTGTCTTTTTGAAAAAAAACCATTGCAGATGCTCTCTAATATAGAATCACAAATCCAAAATCCCCAATTGGCAGAATACGAATCTTTAGCTGATTTGAACTTATATGATTCCCCTGAATGTACCAGCTTGGCAACTCAGGCGACCTTCGGGCGACATTTACAGGTAACATCAAATCAGCAAGCTTCAGCAGTTGAGGTGTATTTATGTGAGGACGATTACCCAGGTTGGCTATCTCTTAGT
Above is a genomic segment from Nostoc sp. MS1 containing:
- a CDS encoding 2Fe-2S iron-sulfur cluster-binding protein translates to MPKVLAQGQTIECKNGENLRKVLLKSGIDLYNGGAKVINCRGIGSCGTCAVKIEGEVSVANWRDQTRRSLPPHSPTKDLRLACQTQVLGDVKVTKFDGFWGQGSQVVWQPEG
- the psb34 gene encoding photosystem II assembly protein Psb34, translated to MPYTNEEGGLLNNFAREPKVYQAEPPTTGQKRTYVILGVAATILVGGLIFVAFSVSNVS
- the thiO gene encoding glycine oxidase ThiO; the protein is MTRDIVIIGGGAIGLAIAVELKLRGAEVTVLCRDFQAAASSAAAGMLAPDAEQITDPAMKSLCWRSRSLYPEWTRKLEDLTGLNAGYWPCGILAPVYGVKSSNNSPSSPSSPSSPSSPSSPSYWLDKTSIHQYQPGLGAEVVGGWWYPEDAQVNNQTLVRVLWAAAETLGVELKDGITVEGLLQQQGQVLGVQTNIGIIRAEHYVLATGAWANELLPIPVSPRKGQMLRVRVPDYVPELPLKRVLFGENIYIVPRKDRSIIVGATSEDVGFTPHNTPAGIQSLLQGAIRLYPQLQNYPIQEFWWGFRPATPDELPILGTSHCPNLTLATGHYRNGILLTPVTATLIADLIWEQKSDPLLSHFHYSRFQKPPSTTPPMLTHSPLPTPHSRLVNLDSARLPLVETPLPNLDSPLIIAGKSFQSRLMTGTGKYRSIEEMQQSVVASGCQIVTVAVRRVQTKAPGHEGLAEALDWSKIWMLPNTAGCQTAEEAVRVARLGREMAKLLGQEDNNFVKLEVIPDPKYLLPDPIGTLQAAEQLVKEGFAVLPYINADPMLAKRLEDVGCATVMPLASPIGSGQGLKTTANIQIIIENAKIPVVVDAGIGAPSEASQAMELGADALLINSAIALAQNPAAMAQAMNLATVAGRLAYLAGRMPIRTNASASSPLTGTIS
- a CDS encoding tetratricopeptide repeat protein; amino-acid sequence: MSVNDTGNPENSVWNRQVYHRLKLALSLGLRRQIFLAVCDDLHLRNQVAARLHSTLAYPVGQVLYQPSHGQEASTSAYPRLVTLRLNLNEPDPIAQINQWLTNYPPPIVGASKDTPGRPLPIPTFQIVGVEQLTKQTVASQRLFLHYLRLSEQLFAAQESSRFLESSVLLWVSRPWLSAIQQSAPQFWRWRTGVFVFAGEPTPTTQNLGHPERLSNSRNVKLGNLEQSLLDDLGMEGEVRSSSTTELNFGDDLGLSTEIPGNYSQPKEETPLLVSESHTTQQKAQDNIVRFNTANPQALLSLSHVSQELTELVLATINTNISSDVEGDWQPQELLLEIEALHSQSASGEILAAAYHQLGNLYRLRIEQGQSTLENLMVAIIAYQESISYDENSPQLPDILNDLGTLYWMLYRTPPNVEEGQTYIEQGIEFYELALKMISPETHPDTYARVQNNLGTAYGDLARFESPAENWQRAVVAYSEALRHRTVESDPLKYAACQNNIGTAYWHLAQYNQPVVHLKKAIAAYKQALAHYNPQDEPLKYGMIQNNVGTAYWNLAQYEQPGENLQLAIEVYSEALKYRTAAVVPSACAATQNNLGTAYWHLANLPQTTKEVREKLLNLCITAYEEAIALAHSLGNVSLSFDLFATHNNLGLAHYQLVTDHSFTGDKNKRSHHLEAALDNHLQALNGLSKQPEAYQATFAYVVKTIRAFHNELGIQGQNLALSKVPGHLLPEILPKL
- a CDS encoding serine hydrolase, which produces MVFFQKDKQLENLGHSFLEATWTAFPTLDRNQIALTWVVYDPPVPVNTGGALTPNAFWNHSVRGFNYRGEERIYPASVVKLFYLVAANEWLEKGMTQPSKELERALRDMIVDSSNDATSLVVDILTGTTSGPELPLGPYDTWKNQRNIINRYYQSLGWEEMETINACQKTWGDGPYGRERAFYGEMFENRNMLTTNAIARLLHSIVGGVAVSSERSQAMMALLKRSLNPDELPQDVEEDQVTGFLGGGLPQDAQIWSKAGWTSQVRHDAAYIEIPDQRPYLLVVFTEGKAQAKSRDILPYVSKLIAQAVSQLTVDS